The window CAACTCCGGGCGGCTGCCACGGCCTCATCACCTGGAGGAGTGGCTTCACCCGGCGCGGGGAGAGGCTCGCGGCACCTGCATGGTCGAACGTACGCCCCGCGTTGGGGGAGAACAAGACCGGGTGGCCCCGTTGGCGTCGGGATTCCGCGTCTACCAGTGAGCAGCCCCTACCGATGGTTGTGGGGCATCACGAGCGGTCGTTGCCGCTCACACCGGGAGGTTGGATCATGTCAGGCACTCTGTATCATCGCACACTGGGACTGGGCCTCTTGGCCGCGGCGGTGCTGGCCGGCTGTTCAGACACCTCGCCGGCGGGGCCGTCCCAGGAGGGTTTCGGTCCCTCTTTGAGGCGCGCCGAACCGACGTTCAGCTTCACCAGCATCGCCGTACCCGGTGCCACGGCCACCTCGGCCCAGGGTATCAACGCCGCGGGACAGGTCGTCGGCTGGTACGTCACCGCCGATGGTCGCCGGCACGGGTTCCTCATGAACGGTAGCACCACGTTCACCACCATCGACTACCCCGGGGCGTACCACACCGACCTGCGCGGCATCGGACCGAATGGGGAACTGGTGGGCAACTTCGCCGCCGCGGGCGAACCCGGGGTCGCGTTTCACGGGTTCCGCAGGGATGCGCAGGGCGAGTTCACGGCCGTGCACTATGTCGGGCACGACTACGAGATCCTGCAGCGCATCCTGCCCGATGGCACCATCCTGGGCTGTCGTCACGATGAGAACACGACGAGCACCATGAGAGGCATCGTGATCAACGCCCAGGGCGGCAGCGGTGAAATCAACGCGTACGCCTCCATGCACAACGGCGCCACGCCCGACCTGAGCCGCATCGTCGGGCTCTAAACCAACACTGGCGTCTCGCCGGCTCGCACCGAGGGTCACATCATTGACAATGGGGTCTTCACGCCATTGCTGGTGCCGGGTGCCACCATGACCGCGGCCTGGGACGTGAACCCGCGTGGTGACATCGTGGGCGTCTTTCGAGACGGGGCCGGCTTCCACGGCTTCATCTGGAACGAGGCCGGCCCCACCACGATCGATTTTCCGGGCGCCGCCGCCACGCGGGCGTTCGGCGTAAACGCCCGTGGAGACGTGGTCGGCACGTACGTGATGGGCGGTGTCACCCGGGGGTTCCTGGCTGCGCGCGTCGGGTAGGGCATCCGGCCTGGACGGAGTCTCACGGCTGCACGGCGTGGGTACGAGTGCCTCCCGCTCCTCCCGATCAAGACGTCGCGAATCCTCCCGACATTCCCTGAACAGGTCGCGGTCGGAGCGTAGGCCACCGCCATAAGGGGCGCACCAAGGGGCGCCCCTACATGGTGTCCTTCACCACCTCCAGCAACCATGCATGCATTGCCGGGTTGCCGGCCACGACGGCGCCGTGCCGCGGGGTCCTCTCCTCTCCCTCCCCGTCGGTGACGACTCCCCCCGCTTCCCGGATCAGCAGCAGACCGGCCGCCATGTCCCAGGGCGCCAGGTGCAGCTCCCAGAATCCGTCGAAGCGCCCCGCCGCCACGTCCGCCAGGTCCAGCGCCGCCGAACCGGCCCGGCGGGATCTTGTTTTCCAATGCTTGGCGAATTGCCTTCACAGACACCTCCGTTTCCTCACCCGGCGACTTAATCTCGATCGGAAGGGACTGTGCTCTGTCGACAATCATTGCATCAGCACGATTGTAATTCTGTCCGCCGCGCGATACCTGGCAGTCCAAGCCAAGCAGACGCAGAACGTCCCCGACGAGTGGGTAGAATTGGTCTCGATTGTATGACCCCACCTCTACGTGGATACGAGAGGCCGCCGCATCACTGCCCCCTAGTGTGGCAGTCAACTGTGTCAGCTCTGCGGCAAAGACTGACGCCGGTGCCGGGCCGGTTCGCTGGGTGAGTTGCGGGGTCAGATCGTGGTACTCCGCGACCCTGCGCGCTGTGGATGAGACTAAGGGAGCAATGGAAGGCGAGGTAGGCGTACGGGCCACCGGTGCCTCAGCAAGCAACTCAGGGACGTATCTTGAGAGCGTTTCGAATGAAAGTTGTTGAAATGGGGAGAAATATGCATTCCTTACGCTTCGCGGCGTTGCGGCGGCAAGCTCTTGCGAGTCGAGGCTCATCTGTTCGCGACGATTTGAGACATCGAGTCCCGCCCGATCGAGCATCAAATGGTACGTCCACCGCAGGAAGGGAGCCTTCACATCTGGAGGGAGTTCCTCGAAGTCGGAAAGTCGCCAGTCCGCCGTGGAAGCGATTGACTCGGCGGCCAGTTTGTCGGACTCTGTAATCACAAGTTGGCCTCGAGACTTCACACACCAGCCCGACCGACCGAGAACACCAATGGGGAAGCGTGTGTAGTTCTCCATTGTGGGACGGCGCGAGATTCCTCTCCGTTTCGCAATGGCGGCAAGCCATTTATCCAAACGGTCGGCGTGCTTCCTGCAGTCGCGAAGCCGAGCAACCATCGATTCAAACGCGTCGGAATCAGAATCGTCATCAATGCTGAGCGGGCCCGCCATCATCTCGTCGCGCGTAAGAGTGCGCAGCGCGTTCATCGTGCGGAGAATGCACGCGAACGGTCGAATGGATTGTGAACTCTGAACCGCAATTGCCTCCGAAGGAAAGGACATCCCAAGTAGGCACTCGCGTACGAGACTGCGCTGAGTCGCCTCTTGAGTGACTCGGGCCCCAAGCGATGTGAACCGGAAACGAAGGCTCGAGGTTGTCGAGTGCAGCCAACCGAGCGAGCGAAACAGCTCGGCGTACATTTTTGACTGATTGTAGAGTGGATCACGACTGCGGTCGGCGCGCGTTGAGCGCCGTAATGCCTCCGCTCCCATCGCACCCTGCGATGTGACGTTTCCACGGCTGATCATCGCGGACGAAATGTCGTCCAGCCCAAAGTCCGTCGTGCCACTCAGCGATGAATGCAGTTGAACGAAAACGCGTACGAATACTTCGGGATCTGAAACTGGGTTTGGTATGCGGAGCATGTTGTCAGGCTAACTATTGATTATCTGGACTACATATCCTGCGGAGAAACACGAATCCTTGCAAGCGTTCTGCAGCATCACGGAGTTCCTGCAGAGATAGCGCCTACTTCAAACCCCGCTTCGACAAGACCTTATGGGTCTCGACCCAGCCGCGCGAGCGCAGAATCCTTGCGAAAACCTCGCAGGCTATTTTCCGTGAGGAGCGCATGGAGGACGATAGGCCAGCTCTCGACGGTGCGGCGGGCATCGGCGAGCGTGAGAAACCAGTGCTGGTTCAGTCACTCGCCCGCAGCCGGCCGTTGAAGCTCTCGGTGAAGGCATGGCGAGTCGTTCGAGTACGGCGAGCCAAGACTGAAGAGCTTGGAGCCGAACTTTGGGCGAAACTCCAAAGCGAAGGGGACTTCGATCGGGCCGCATGACCTGTGGCTCGCTGCGACATGCGTGGCCCACGGCCTCAGGATAGTCACGGCGAACCTGCGAGAGTTTGGACGAGTACCTGGCTTGAGGGTGGAGTCCTGGCTGGCGCCCAAATGAGCAACGCATCCATACGCAGTCGGCTCCGTCGCCTTGAACGGCTCCGCGAGCTTGGATAACTTCCCTCAGCTCGTCCCTCCCAAGTCCTGCAACGATGCCCACTTACGAATTCCGCTGCGAAGCGGGACATACCTTCGATCGCTTCCTTAAAATGAGCGAGGCTCCGCTCGAGCTCGCGTGCGCTCAGTGCGGCAAGCCTGCTACGCGGCAGATGTCCGGCGGCGCGGGCTTGGTGTTCAAAGGATCGGGATTCTATCTCACGGACTACGGCCGCGCGGGCCAGAAACCTTCCTCGGGCGAGGGTGAAGGCGCGGTGGCGACGGCCGGCGAGTCCAAATCCGGCGATTCCAAATCGGGCGAGTCAAAAAGCGGCGATTCCAAATCGGGTGAGTCCAGAGTCAGCGACTCGAAAGGCGGCGACTCCAAATCATCCAAAGAATCCGCGGCCTCGGCGTCGGCGACCACGGCTTCGACCGCCAAGTCCGACAAGAGCAGCTCCACCAAGTCCCCGAAAACCAGCGAATGAAACCCGCCGACGCGATTCGCGCCGAGCTCGGCCGGATCGCGCGGGAGCTCGGCGCGCCGGAAGGGACGGACGTGATCCTCGAGCGGCCGCGTGACGCCGCGCACGGCGACTGGGCGAGCAACGTCGCGATGATCCTCGCGCGCCCGCTCAAGCAGAAACCGCGCGACATCGCGGAGAAGATCCGCGAGCGGTTCCGCGCCGGGGGCGCCGGTGTCGCATCCATCGATGTCGCGGGGCCGGGCTTTCTCAACTTCCGGCTCCGTCCCGATGTCATCGCGTCGGTCGCGGGCGAAATCATCGAAGCGGGCGGGAGCTACGGCCGCGCGGACGTCGGCAAGGGCGAACGGGTGAACGTCGAGTTCGTCTCCGCGAATCCGACTGGTCCATTGCACGTCGGCCACGGCCGCCAGGCCGCGCTCGGCGACGCGATCGCGACGCTGCTCGAGCACACTGGCTGGGACGTATCGCGGGAGTACTACTACAATGACGCCGGAGTGCAGATCGAGAACCTCGCGGCCAGCGTGCGCGCGCGGCTGCTCGAATCGAAGGGCGCGCATGCGCAGATCCCCGAAGGCGGCTACCACGGCGAGTACATTCGCGAGATCGCGGCCTCCTACAGCGGCGAGGCGGACGACCTCGAGTCGCTCCGCGCGCACTCGGTCACCGAGCTTCGGCGTGAGCAGGATCTCGATCTCGCGGCTTTCGGCGTCGAGTTCGACACGTACTACCTCGAATCGTCGCTGTACGACAGCGGCAAGGTGGACAGGACCGTCGAAGCGCTGACCAGCTCCGGCAAGACTTACGACCATGAAGGCGCGCTCTGGCTCCGCACGACCGACTACGGAGACGACAAGGATCGCGTTATGCGGAAGAGCGACGGCACATACACGTACTTCGTCCCCGACGTCGCGTACCACGTCACCAAGTGGGAGCGCGGGTTCCACCGCGCCATCGACGTGCAGGGCGCCGATCACCACAGCACGGCGACGCGGGTGCGCGCCGGGCTGCAGGCGCTCGGAATCGGAATTCCCGCTGGCTACCCGGAGTACGTGCTGCACCAGATGGTGACGGTGACGCGTGGCGGCGAGGAGGTGAAGATCTCCAAGCGCGCCGGCAGCTACGTCACGGTGCGCGATCTCATCGACGAAGTCGGGCGCGATGCCGTCCGCTACTTCTTCCTCATGCGGAAGGGCGACTCACCGCTGATCTTCGACGTCGATCTCGCGCGCTCGCAGTCGGAGGAAAACCCCGTGTACTACATCCAGATGGCGCACGCGCGGATGTGCGGGATCTTCCGCGTCGGCGCCGAGCAGGGGATTGCCACGGAAACGGCCAACGCCGACCTCTCGCTGCTCACGGAGGCGGAGGAGCAGCAGCTCATCAAGGCGCTCGAGGACTACCCCGCCGAGCTCGCCGGCTCGGCGGCCGCGCTCGAACCGCAGCGCCTGGCCGGTTACCTTCTGGAGACGGCGCGGCTCGCGCACCTGTGGTATCACAAGCACCACGTGCTCGGCCAGGAGCCGCCCCTGATGCGCGCGCGGCTCGTGCTCGCGCGCGCCGCGCAGATCGTCCTGGCAAATGGATTGTCCGCGCTCGGAATAACCGCACCGGAGAGAATGTGACCGTACTCGTAGTCGGATCCGTGGCGCTGGATTCCGTGGAGACGCCGTTCGGAAGGGCCGACGACGTGCTCGGCGGATCGGGGACGTTCTTCTCCGCGGCCGCGAGCCTGTTGACTCCGGTGCAGCTCGTCGGCGTAGTGGGCGACGACTACCCCGTCGACAAGCTCGCGGCGCTCACCGCGCGCGGGGTGGATCTCAGCGGTCTCGAGCAGGCCGAAGGAGCATCGTTCCGCTGGAGAGGGCGCTACCGGCACGATCTCAATGCGGCGGAGACGCTCGAGACGCACCTCGGAGTGTTCTCGCGCTTCAGCCCCAAGATCCCCGAGGCCTTCAGGTCGGCGCCGTTCGTGTTTCTCGCGAACATCGACCCGCGCCTCCAGCTGGACGTGCTCCAGCAGGTGAACAAGCCGAAGCTTGTCGCCTGCGACACCATGAACTTCTGGATCGAGAGCCGGCGCCCGGAGCTGATGGAGCTGCTGAAGCACGTGGACCTGATCACCGTGAACGACGGCGAGGCGCGGCAGCTCTCGGAGAAGGCGAACCTGGTGCAGGCCGCGCGCTGGATCATGGCGCAGGGCCCCAGGCACGTCATCATCAAGAAGGGAGAGCACGGCGCGTTCATGTTCACCGAGGACACGATCTTCTTCGCCCCGGCGTACCCGCTGGAGAGCGTCTTCGACCCGACCGGCGCGGGCGATTCCTTCGCCGGCGGATTCATCGGCTACCTCGCGAAGACCGGCGACCTCTCCGAAGGCAACATGCGGCGCGCGGTGATCTACGGCTCGGCGATGGGCTCGTTCGCCGTGGAGAAGTTCTCGATCGACCGGCTGCTCGAGGTGACGCGCGACGATCTCGCGTGCCGCATTCAAGACTTCCGCAAGCTGGTCGCGTTCGAGGAAGAGCTGGAATGACGGCCGCTCCGACGTGACACGCGCTCTCGACTATCGCGCGGCGGGCGTCGATCTCGAGGTCGCCGACGACGCGAAGCACCGGCTCAAGTCGCTCGTCGAGTCCACCCGCACCGACGGCGTGCTCGGCGCGTTCGGCGGCTTCGGCGGGATGTTCCGCATGCCTTCCGGAATGCGCTCGCCGATTCTGGTGTCGAGCGCCGACGGCGTGGGCACGAAGATCAAGGTCGCGATCGAAGCGGGACGGCACGACACGATCGGACACGATCTCGTCAATCACTGCGTGAACGACATTCTCGTGCAGGGCGCGACGCCGCTCTTCTTTCTCGACTACGTTGCGTTCGGCAAGCTCGACGCGGCCGTCGCCGAGGCGGTCGTAGCCGGCGTCGCGGCGGGCTGCCGCGAGAACGGCTGCGCGCTGGTCGGGGGCGAGACAGCGGAGATGCCGGGACTGTACACGCCGCCGGACTACGATCTAGCGGGCTTCATCGTGGGCGCCGTGGAAGAGGACGCGGTGCTCGGCGCCGCCAGAGTGCGGGAGGGTGATGCCGTGATCGCGCTCGCGAGCTCGGGCTTTCACACGAACGGCTACTCGCTGGTCCGAAGCGTGCTGTTCGACCGGCTCGGCCTTGCGGTGACCGACAAGTATCCGGGGTCGGAAGAATCGGTCGCGGACGTGCTGCTGCGGGTGCACCGGTCGTATCTGCGGACGCTGGCGCCGGTGCTGACGCGGGTGCACGCGCTGGCGCACATCACCGGCGGCGGAATTCCGGGCAATCTCGAGCGCGCGCTACCGCCGGGGCTGGACGCAGTGGTGGAAACGAAGAGCTGGGAGGTGCCTGATGTATTCGAGACTCTCTCGCGCGCGGCGGTGTCAGACCGTCGGGAGATGTTTCGAACTTTTAACATGGGCGTCGGTATGATGGTCCTGGCGAGTCCGTCGGATGTCGACGCCGTGCTGGCGGCGGTTGCCGCCGAGGGTGTGAACGCGTGGGTCGCGGGAGAGATCCGCGCGGGGTCGGGACAGGTGCTCCTGTCCTGACAAAAAAACAATCAATTAGAGAATAGAGGAATCCATGAGAAAGTTCGTGTCAGTCGTACTTGCTTCCGCAGTGCTGGCCGCGCCCGTCGCGGCGCAGCAGGCCAATCCGGACGCGCAGTGTCCGCCGGGATCAACCGACTCGTTCGGCATTCCCGACCAGCAGCGTGCCACGCAGGACGCGTGTCAGAAGGCCATCGATCTCTTCCGCTACATGGCGCCGCAGCTCGGCACCGCGGTCGCGGGCGGCGCGCCGACGCTGGGGCAGGGCGGCCCGACCGGCGGCCTCGGCCACTTCAGCATCGGAGTTCGGGTGAACGCGGTGATGGGCAAGTTGCCGCAGATCCAGGACGTTCCGCTGTCGGTGCAGGGCGCGGTGCGCAGCACGTACCCGCTGGAGAGCCAGATCATCCCCATGCCCACGGCCGACCTGGCGCTGGGACTGTTCGGCGGTCTCCCGCTCGGGATCACCAGCATCGGCGGGCTCGACCTGCTGGTGAGCGCGTCGTACCTGCCGGAGTTCGAGGCCGACAACATCAAGGTCGAAGTGGACGGCAGCTCGATCAAGTTCGGCTTCGGCGCGCGCCTCGGGCTGCTGCAGGAATCGCTGCTGGTTCCCGGCGTGTCCGTCAGCTATCTGCGGCGCGACCTTCCCAAGATCCACATGACCGCGCGCGCTCAGAGCGACAGCCTGCAGGTGCGCGACCTCGACATTCAGACCACGTCGTGGCGCGTCATGGCGAGCAAGAGCTTCTTCATGTTCGGCGCGGCCGCGGGCTTCGGCAAAGACCGGTACGAGTCGAGCACGACGATCTCGGCGCGCGTCGCGTCGCGCACCGTTCCACCGACTCCGGCGGTCACGGCCGGACCGATCGACATCGAACAGAAGCTGTCGAGGACGACGATGTTTCTCGATCTGTCGATGAACCTCCCGTTCTTCAAGCTCGTGGGCGAGATCGGACAGGTGTCGGGGGGCGACGTGGAGACGTACAACCAGTTCGACGGCAGCAAGGCCGACGATTCCCGAACCTACGGCTCGATTGGAATCAGATTCGGCTTCTGAGCGTATGAGCGAGGCGTCCGGCCATGAAGCGCGCGACAGCGCCTTCATGCGCCGGGCGCTCGAGCTGGCCGGAAAAGGCTGGGGCAACACGGCGCCGAACCCGATGGTCGGCGCCGTTGTCGTCAGCGGTGACGCCGTCGTCGGCGAAGGCTGGCACGCGGCGTACGGCGAGGCGCACGCCGAGACCGTAGCGCTCGAGGCCGCTGGCGAGAAGGCGCGGGGCGCGACGCTGTACGTCACGCTCGAGCCGTGCGCGCATCGCGGGCAGACTCCGCCGTGCACGGACGCGATCATCCGGGCGGGGATCGCGCGCGTCGTCGCCGCGGTGCGCGATCCCACTCCCCCGGCGCGCGGCGGGGCCGAGCTGCTCCGGGCCCAGGGGATCGACGTCCGGTTCGGCGTGGAGGCGGACGGCGCGATCGAGCTGAACGCGCCGTTCTTCAACGCCGTGCGGTCGAGCCGGCCGTGGGTAGTGCTGAAGCTCGCGGTCAGCATCGACGGCGCGATCGGCACGCGCGCTCGCGAGCAGCACTGGCTCACCGGCGAGGAATCGCGCCGCGAGGTGCACCATCTGCGCGCGGGCTTCGACGCGATAGCGGTGGGCGCGGGCACGGTGCTGTCCGACGATCCGGAGCTGACGGTCCGCTTCGCGGAGGCGCCGCGCCGCGCGCCGCTGCGCGTGATCTTCGACCGCGAGCTGCGCACTCCCGCCACGGCCAAGGTCGTCCGCACCGCGCGGCAGGTCCCGACTCTCATCATGGCGAGCGTCGTGGGCGCGCAGCTCGAGCCGCTCAAGTCGCAGGGCGTAGAGATCATTCCGTCCAAGTCCCACGCCGACGCGCTCGAGAAGCTGCGTGCGCGCAACGTGCACTCACTGCTGGTCGAAGGCGGGGCGGGCCTCGCGGGTCAATTGCTCGAGCAGAAGCTGGTGGACCGGCTGGTGATCTTTCAGGCGCCGCTGCTGCTCGGCGACGGCGCGCTCGCCGGCTTCGGCGGGCTCACGGCCGCCCGCGCGCGGGAGCTCGGCAACATGCGCATCGTCTCGCGGCGCACCATCGGCGACGACGTCATGACCGTGTACGACACGGCGCGGCGCTGATGTTCACGGGCCTGGTGGACGCGACCGGCACCATCGTCTCGGTGCGCACCACGGATGCCGGACGGGAGGTCACGATCGAATCGCCGTACGGCGATCTCGCGCCCGGAGAGAGCGTCGCGGTCAACGGCGCGTGCCTCACCGTTCGGGAAGCCGGCGGTGGCAAATTCACCGTGGCCGCGGTGTCGTCCACGCTGCCCCGCACGACCATCGGCGAGTGGCCGGCCGGCCGGCGCGTGAATCTCGAGCGCGCCATGCGCGCCGACAGCCGGCTCGGCGGGCACATCGTGCAGGGTCACGTGGACGCCGTCGGCGAGATCACCGCCCGCGAGGAATCGGGCGACGCGCTGCTGCTCGACGTCGCGCTCCCGCCCGCGGTCGCGGAGCTGGTGGTGCCGCTGGGCTCGATCACGATCGACGGCGTGAGTCTGACCGTCAACGACCTGCCGGCGCCGGGTACCGCGCAGCTCTCGATCGTGGAATTCACCCGGTCCCACACCACCCTCGGCGACCTCCGCCCGGGCGACCGCGTGCACGTCGAGGCGGACGTTATAGCCAAATACGTGCAGAGAATGGTGGCGCCGTACCGTTCCGGGGCCGATATCCCGTAGATTACGGGCCATGAGCTTCGGCACGGTCGAGCAGGCAATCGAGGAAATCAGCAAGGGCAGGATGATCGTGGTCGCGGACGACGAGGATCGCGAGAACGAAGGCGACCTCATCTGCGCGGCCCAGCTGGTCACGGCCGAGACCGTGAACTTCATGATCAAGCGCGCCGGCGGGCTGATCTGCCTGGCGATCACGGGCGACCGCGCCGACCAGCTCGCGCTGCCGCAGGTGAGCCGCGAGAACACCGACGAGCACCGGACCGCGTTCACCGTCAGCATCGACGCGTCGCCTCGGTTCGGCGTGACGACGGGGATCAGCGCGTACGACCGCGCCAAGACGATCCAGGTCGCGGTGGATCCCGCCACGATGCCGACCGAGCTGCGCCGTCCGGGGCACGTCTTCCCGCTGCGCGCCCGCGACGGCGGCGTGCTCCAGCGCGTCGGACACACCGAAGCTGCCGTGGATCTCGCGCGACTCGCGGGGCTGTATCCCGCCGGCGT of the Gemmatimonadaceae bacterium genome contains:
- a CDS encoding zinc ribbon domain-containing protein, producing MPTYEFRCEAGHTFDRFLKMSEAPLELACAQCGKPATRQMSGGAGLVFKGSGFYLTDYGRAGQKPSSGEGEGAVATAGESKSGDSKSGESKSGDSKSGESRVSDSKGGDSKSSKESAASASATTASTAKSDKSSSTKSPKTSE
- the argS gene encoding arginine--tRNA ligase gives rise to the protein MKPADAIRAELGRIARELGAPEGTDVILERPRDAAHGDWASNVAMILARPLKQKPRDIAEKIRERFRAGGAGVASIDVAGPGFLNFRLRPDVIASVAGEIIEAGGSYGRADVGKGERVNVEFVSANPTGPLHVGHGRQAALGDAIATLLEHTGWDVSREYYYNDAGVQIENLAASVRARLLESKGAHAQIPEGGYHGEYIREIAASYSGEADDLESLRAHSVTELRREQDLDLAAFGVEFDTYYLESSLYDSGKVDRTVEALTSSGKTYDHEGALWLRTTDYGDDKDRVMRKSDGTYTYFVPDVAYHVTKWERGFHRAIDVQGADHHSTATRVRAGLQALGIGIPAGYPEYVLHQMVTVTRGGEEVKISKRAGSYVTVRDLIDEVGRDAVRYFFLMRKGDSPLIFDVDLARSQSEENPVYYIQMAHARMCGIFRVGAEQGIATETANADLSLLTEAEEQQLIKALEDYPAELAGSAAALEPQRLAGYLLETARLAHLWYHKHHVLGQEPPLMRARLVLARAAQIVLANGLSALGITAPERM
- a CDS encoding PfkB family carbohydrate kinase, whose amino-acid sequence is MTVLVVGSVALDSVETPFGRADDVLGGSGTFFSAAASLLTPVQLVGVVGDDYPVDKLAALTARGVDLSGLEQAEGASFRWRGRYRHDLNAAETLETHLGVFSRFSPKIPEAFRSAPFVFLANIDPRLQLDVLQQVNKPKLVACDTMNFWIESRRPELMELLKHVDLITVNDGEARQLSEKANLVQAARWIMAQGPRHVIIKKGEHGAFMFTEDTIFFAPAYPLESVFDPTGAGDSFAGGFIGYLAKTGDLSEGNMRRAVIYGSAMGSFAVEKFSIDRLLEVTRDDLACRIQDFRKLVAFEEELE
- the purM gene encoding phosphoribosylformylglycinamidine cyclo-ligase; protein product: MTRALDYRAAGVDLEVADDAKHRLKSLVESTRTDGVLGAFGGFGGMFRMPSGMRSPILVSSADGVGTKIKVAIEAGRHDTIGHDLVNHCVNDILVQGATPLFFLDYVAFGKLDAAVAEAVVAGVAAGCRENGCALVGGETAEMPGLYTPPDYDLAGFIVGAVEEDAVLGAARVREGDAVIALASSGFHTNGYSLVRSVLFDRLGLAVTDKYPGSEESVADVLLRVHRSYLRTLAPVLTRVHALAHITGGGIPGNLERALPPGLDAVVETKSWEVPDVFETLSRAAVSDRREMFRTFNMGVGMMVLASPSDVDAVLAAVAAEGVNAWVAGEIRAGSGQVLLS
- the ribD gene encoding bifunctional diaminohydroxyphosphoribosylaminopyrimidine deaminase/5-amino-6-(5-phosphoribosylamino)uracil reductase RibD — its product is MSEASGHEARDSAFMRRALELAGKGWGNTAPNPMVGAVVVSGDAVVGEGWHAAYGEAHAETVALEAAGEKARGATLYVTLEPCAHRGQTPPCTDAIIRAGIARVVAAVRDPTPPARGGAELLRAQGIDVRFGVEADGAIELNAPFFNAVRSSRPWVVLKLAVSIDGAIGTRAREQHWLTGEESRREVHHLRAGFDAIAVGAGTVLSDDPELTVRFAEAPRRAPLRVIFDRELRTPATAKVVRTARQVPTLIMASVVGAQLEPLKSQGVEIIPSKSHADALEKLRARNVHSLLVEGGAGLAGQLLEQKLVDRLVIFQAPLLLGDGALAGFGGLTAARARELGNMRIVSRRTIGDDVMTVYDTARR
- a CDS encoding riboflavin synthase, encoding MFTGLVDATGTIVSVRTTDAGREVTIESPYGDLAPGESVAVNGACLTVREAGGGKFTVAAVSSTLPRTTIGEWPAGRRVNLERAMRADSRLGGHIVQGHVDAVGEITAREESGDALLLDVALPPAVAELVVPLGSITIDGVSLTVNDLPAPGTAQLSIVEFTRSHTTLGDLRPGDRVHVEADVIAKYVQRMVAPYRSGADIP